The following proteins are co-located in the Gloeocapsa sp. PCC 7428 genome:
- a CDS encoding TIGR03885 family FMN-dependent LLM class oxidoreductase, translating to MAKFGYHCSHEQFKPSTLLQYAQAAYNAGFQRISCSDHFYPWSDRQGESGYAWSWLGAAMQAVPLTFGVVCAPGQRYHPAIIAQAAATLAEMFPERFWVALGSGQALNEKITGDRWLAKAERNARLQECAEIMRALWQGETVTHYGHVRVEEAKLYTRAQVPPKIIGAAITPQTAEWLAGWADGMITISHPHEKLKEVVEAFRRGGGEGKPMYLKVQLSYAADAATALDGAYDQWRTNIFPSPVLADLRSPQQFDAIADFVKPEDMYQYVRISPDPQQHIEWLQKDIELGFEVITLHNVNREQEAFIEVFGEKVLPVLQ from the coding sequence ATGGCTAAGTTTGGCTACCATTGCTCGCACGAACAATTTAAACCGAGTACCCTGCTGCAATACGCTCAAGCTGCTTACAATGCAGGATTTCAACGAATATCGTGTTCGGATCATTTTTACCCTTGGAGCGATCGCCAGGGGGAAAGTGGTTACGCCTGGTCTTGGTTAGGCGCAGCAATGCAAGCTGTCCCCTTGACTTTTGGCGTTGTTTGTGCCCCAGGACAGCGATATCATCCAGCAATTATCGCCCAAGCCGCAGCAACTTTAGCCGAAATGTTTCCCGAACGCTTTTGGGTAGCTTTAGGTAGTGGTCAAGCTTTGAACGAAAAAATTACAGGCGATCGCTGGTTAGCAAAAGCCGAACGCAACGCCCGTCTTCAAGAGTGTGCTGAGATTATGCGGGCTTTATGGCAAGGGGAAACCGTCACGCATTACGGTCATGTCCGCGTAGAAGAAGCAAAACTTTATACTCGCGCTCAAGTTCCTCCCAAAATCATTGGGGCAGCCATTACACCCCAAACCGCCGAATGGTTAGCCGGATGGGCAGATGGAATGATTACAATCTCGCATCCACACGAAAAGTTAAAAGAAGTCGTCGAAGCATTTCGGCGCGGAGGCGGCGAAGGTAAACCGATGTATCTTAAAGTACAGCTTTCTTATGCAGCAGACGCAGCAACAGCGCTAGACGGCGCTTACGATCAGTGGCGAACCAATATTTTTCCCAGCCCAGTGTTAGCCGATTTACGCAGTCCGCAGCAATTTGATGCGATCGCCGATTTTGTTAAACCAGAAGATATGTATCAATACGTGCGCATTTCACCCGATCCGCAACAACACATCGAATGGTTGCAAAAAGATATCGAACTTGGCTTTGAAGTTATCACACTTCACAACGTCAACCGCGAACAAGAAGCATTTATTGAGGTCTTTGGCGAAAAAGTTTTACCAGTACTTCAGTAG
- a CDS encoding glycogen debranching N-terminal domain-containing protein produces the protein MRITVGPPILTINHGGTFMVTDLDGQIQQDGFLGIFAEDTRFLSYYACYANSSSWIRLRSTTTTYYASRVYLTNPEIITEDGAIQQNSLSLIISRTVEHGIHEDLDLTNYGLKPAKFTLEIALRSDFADIFEVSSGKYVRRGCLETKWDIEKKELHTSYKNKDFFRSLIYQPRNYDSQPHYANGRINYEIALQPGESWHACGNYILVENDRKREPIHLCYYKAVDEEVNTELEHLYRHWLDTVTEVTVANEEVYRAYRQSVSDTGALRLYDYDFGPDEWLPAAGVPKFVTLFGRDSLIATLQNMITHPAFARGTLKKLGQLQATEKDDWRDAQPGKILHEIRKGELAHFQKIPHTPYYGTADATMLYLIVLHEAWKWTGDDSLLHDYRDVILRCLEWIDRYGDLDGDGFQEYETRSPSGIENQGWKDSGDAIVYPDGSQVKAPKALCELQGYAFDAWMRMAEIFEYLDEGDRADRLRNKAAKLQAQFEETFWCEDIGFYAFTLDPDKKPVRTIASNPGHCLWSGIVSRDRAAQVVQKLLAPDMYSGWGIRTLSANNPAFNPFSYHRGSIWPHDNGIIALGFKRYSFTEETARLARDLFEATSYFASYRLPELYSGVKRSPGAFPVPYIEANVPQAWAAGSIFHLLQAILGLQANAPHKCLYVDPCLPHWIPEITLNRLEVGDACIQLRFWLEDGVTRWDATPQKGEIEVKQKAWQPWQVEAS, from the coding sequence ATGCGCATCACCGTTGGTCCACCTATTTTAACGATTAATCATGGCGGTACATTTATGGTTACTGACCTTGATGGTCAAATTCAACAAGATGGTTTTTTGGGGATTTTTGCCGAAGACACGCGTTTTTTAAGTTATTACGCCTGCTACGCTAATAGCAGTTCTTGGATTCGCCTGCGGTCAACAACAACAACTTACTACGCGTCACGAGTTTATTTAACAAATCCAGAAATTATTACCGAAGACGGCGCAATTCAACAAAACTCGCTATCGTTAATTATTAGCCGCACCGTTGAACACGGCATTCATGAAGATTTAGACCTCACCAACTACGGACTTAAACCAGCAAAATTCACGCTAGAAATTGCGCTACGCTCTGATTTTGCGGATATTTTTGAAGTTTCTTCAGGAAAGTATGTGCGGCGGGGATGCTTAGAAACAAAATGGGATATCGAAAAAAAAGAACTGCATACAAGTTACAAAAATAAAGATTTTTTCCGTAGTTTGATCTACCAACCGCGTAACTACGACTCGCAACCTCATTATGCAAATGGTCGGATTAACTATGAAATCGCGCTACAACCAGGTGAAAGCTGGCACGCTTGTGGAAACTATATTTTGGTTGAAAATGACCGCAAGCGCGAACCGATTCATCTTTGTTACTACAAAGCTGTTGATGAAGAAGTTAACACCGAATTAGAACACCTGTATCGCCATTGGTTAGATACTGTTACAGAAGTGACAGTAGCTAACGAAGAAGTGTATCGAGCATATCGGCAATCGGTCAGCGATACAGGAGCGTTACGATTGTATGATTATGACTTTGGTCCTGATGAGTGGCTACCAGCGGCGGGGGTTCCGAAGTTTGTTACGCTGTTTGGACGCGACAGTTTAATTGCGACGCTGCAAAACATGATTACGCACCCTGCTTTTGCACGCGGAACGCTAAAGAAGCTAGGACAGTTGCAAGCTACTGAAAAAGACGATTGGCGCGATGCCCAACCAGGCAAAATTTTACATGAAATTCGCAAAGGCGAACTCGCGCATTTTCAAAAGATTCCGCATACGCCTTATTACGGAACAGCTGATGCAACAATGTTGTATCTCATTGTCTTACACGAGGCTTGGAAATGGACAGGCGATGATTCGTTGTTGCACGACTATCGCGATGTAATTTTACGGTGCTTAGAGTGGATTGACCGCTATGGCGATCTTGATGGTGATGGTTTTCAAGAGTATGAAACGCGATCGCCTAGTGGAATCGAAAACCAAGGTTGGAAAGATTCAGGAGATGCGATTGTTTACCCTGATGGTAGTCAAGTAAAAGCGCCAAAAGCGTTGTGTGAATTGCAAGGTTATGCTTTTGATGCGTGGATGCGCATGGCAGAAATTTTTGAGTATTTAGATGAAGGCGATCGCGCCGATCGTCTGCGTAATAAAGCCGCAAAACTCCAAGCACAGTTTGAAGAAACTTTTTGGTGCGAAGACATTGGTTTTTATGCGTTTACACTCGATCCTGATAAAAAACCCGTGCGGACAATTGCATCAAATCCAGGACATTGCTTGTGGAGTGGAATTGTTTCGCGCGATCGCGCGGCGCAGGTTGTGCAAAAATTACTCGCACCCGATATGTATAGTGGCTGGGGTATTCGGACTTTATCGGCGAATAATCCTGCATTTAATCCTTTCTCTTACCATCGGGGGAGTATCTGGCCGCACGACAATGGCATCATTGCGTTAGGGTTCAAGCGCTACAGTTTCACAGAAGAAACCGCGCGGCTAGCACGCGACCTTTTTGAGGCAACAAGCTATTTTGCTAGCTACCGCTTACCAGAACTTTATTCTGGTGTCAAGCGATCGCCTGGTGCTTTTCCAGTGCCTTACATAGAAGCAAATGTCCCGCAAGCATGGGCGGCGGGTTCAATATTTCACCTGTTGCAAGCAATTTTAGGTTTGCAAGCGAATGCACCGCACAAGTGTCTTTATGTCGATCCTTGTTTACCCCATTGGATACCAGAGATTACACTTAACCGCTTAGAAGTCGGCGACGCTTGTATTCAGTTACGCTTCTGGCTGGAAGACGGAGTAACGCGCTGGGATGCAACTCCGCAAAAGGGTGAAATTGAGGTTAAACAGAAGGCTTGGCAACCTTGGCAAGTTGAAGCAAGTTAA